A genomic stretch from Natronomonas gomsonensis includes:
- a CDS encoding O-methyltransferase, translating to MTVPDDVETFAATVGPRPDGVLREMDERAEATGFPTVGPAVGGWLQQLAGFVGAERVFEFGSGYGYSAYWFARALPDDGEIVLTEIDADELDDARQNLAAGGFEDIARFELGDAIDIVEEYDGPIDVVLIDNEKDRYVEAFEAVRSKVPVGGCVVADNMTAGPFSFEEIHRLVVDGGDSVNDMATGVAAYLEHVRSEDAFETTLLPLGEGLAVSRRID from the coding sequence ATGACCGTCCCTGACGACGTCGAGACGTTCGCCGCCACGGTCGGCCCACGACCGGACGGCGTCCTGCGGGAGATGGACGAACGTGCCGAAGCGACCGGCTTTCCGACCGTCGGGCCCGCCGTCGGCGGGTGGCTCCAGCAACTCGCCGGCTTCGTCGGCGCCGAACGGGTCTTCGAGTTCGGGTCGGGATACGGCTACTCGGCCTATTGGTTCGCACGAGCGCTTCCCGACGACGGCGAAATCGTCCTCACGGAAATCGACGCCGACGAACTCGACGATGCCCGCCAGAACCTCGCGGCGGGCGGCTTCGAGGACATCGCCCGCTTCGAGTTGGGCGATGCCATCGACATCGTCGAGGAGTACGACGGCCCCATCGATGTCGTCCTCATCGACAACGAGAAGGACCGCTACGTCGAGGCTTTTGAGGCTGTCCGCTCGAAGGTGCCGGTCGGTGGATGCGTCGTCGCCGACAACATGACCGCCGGTCCCTTCTCCTTCGAGGAGATACACCGCCTCGTCGTCGATGGTGGCGATTCGGTCAACGATATGGCAACCGGAGTCGCGGCCTACCTCGAACACGTCCGTTCCGAGGACGCCTTCGAGACAACCCTGTTGCCGCTCGGGGAGGGACTGGCAGTGTCCCGTCGCATCGATTGA
- a CDS encoding long-chain fatty acid--CoA ligase, translating to MPGGTDQTLRPFLWRAANLYPDTEIVSRTHEGIERYTYSDYDDRTAQLANALEAHGIEEGDRVATFCWNHHRHFETYFAVPTIGAQLHTINPLLPDEHIQYIVDNADDELVFVDESLAPKLAQAAADAPEFEGVDFVVMSSTGTDALDATPYEEFVDGHSTEFDWPVLDEDQPAGMCYTSGTTGNPKGVEYTHQMLWSHTMASLTPQGIPMADDDVVMPVVPMFHVNAWGMPFTATAAGSKHVYPGPSPDPEDIVHLIEEEGVTISAGVPTVWLGLMDYAEDNDVDLSELDTVIVGGSAAPESMIRWFDDRDVELLHAWGMTEMSPLGSVSQLKGSLEDADYETQLKHRKKQGITVPGVEFKVIDENDEEIAWDGEEFGELWVRGPWVTKEYFKRPEANEEDFEDGWLKTGDVVTVDEEGYIQIVDRAKDVIKSGGEWISSVELENAIMAHDDVAEAAVVGVPHEKWQERPVAFVVAGEDADTDTLDEEIMDLLREDYPKWWLPDAIEYIDEVPKTATGKFSKKDIREEYTDGSIVEGSVPEEAAPDDD from the coding sequence ATGCCAGGAGGCACTGACCAGACGCTTCGACCCTTCTTGTGGCGTGCGGCGAACCTGTACCCGGACACGGAAATCGTCTCACGGACACACGAGGGTATCGAACGCTACACGTACAGCGATTATGACGACCGAACGGCGCAACTCGCAAACGCCCTCGAGGCCCACGGCATCGAGGAGGGAGACCGCGTAGCGACGTTCTGTTGGAACCACCATCGGCACTTCGAGACGTACTTCGCGGTGCCGACCATCGGCGCACAACTGCACACTATCAATCCGCTTCTGCCCGACGAGCACATCCAGTACATCGTCGACAACGCCGACGACGAACTCGTCTTCGTCGACGAGTCGCTGGCGCCGAAACTCGCACAGGCGGCCGCCGACGCCCCCGAGTTCGAGGGCGTCGACTTCGTCGTGATGTCCTCGACGGGGACGGACGCCCTTGATGCGACTCCCTACGAGGAGTTCGTCGACGGCCACTCCACGGAGTTCGACTGGCCGGTCCTCGACGAGGACCAGCCCGCCGGCATGTGTTACACCTCCGGGACGACGGGCAACCCCAAGGGCGTCGAGTACACCCATCAGATGCTGTGGAGCCACACGATGGCGTCGCTGACGCCACAGGGCATCCCGATGGCCGACGACGATGTCGTAATGCCTGTCGTGCCGATGTTCCACGTCAACGCCTGGGGGATGCCCTTCACCGCGACGGCCGCCGGTTCGAAACACGTCTATCCCGGCCCATCGCCGGACCCCGAGGACATCGTCCACCTCATCGAGGAGGAGGGCGTCACGATTTCGGCTGGCGTTCCCACCGTCTGGCTCGGCCTGATGGACTACGCCGAGGACAACGACGTGGACCTCTCGGAGTTGGATACGGTCATCGTCGGCGGCTCCGCCGCCCCTGAGTCGATGATTCGGTGGTTCGACGACCGCGATGTCGAACTGCTCCATGCCTGGGGGATGACCGAGATGTCGCCGCTGGGCTCCGTTTCCCAGTTGAAGGGCAGTCTGGAGGATGCCGACTACGAAACCCAGCTGAAACACCGCAAGAAGCAGGGTATCACGGTTCCCGGCGTCGAGTTCAAGGTCATCGACGAGAACGACGAGGAAATCGCCTGGGACGGCGAGGAGTTCGGCGAACTGTGGGTCCGCGGTCCGTGGGTCACCAAGGAGTACTTCAAGCGGCCCGAGGCCAACGAGGAGGACTTCGAGGACGGCTGGCTGAAGACCGGTGACGTGGTCACCGTCGACGAGGAGGGGTACATCCAAATCGTCGACCGCGCGAAAGACGTCATCAAATCCGGCGGGGAGTGGATTTCCTCCGTCGAGTTGGAGAACGCCATCATGGCCCACGACGACGTGGCCGAAGCCGCCGTCGTCGGCGTCCCCCACGAGAAGTGGCAGGAGCGACCGGTCGCCTTCGTCGTCGCCGGCGAGGATGCCGACACGGACACCCTCGACGAGGAAATCATGGACCTCCTGCGTGAGGACTACCCCAAGTGGTGGCTGCCGGACGCCATCGAGTACATCGACGAGGTGCCGAAAACCGCCACGGGCAAGTTCTCGAAGAAGGACATCCGCGAGGAGTACACCGATGGGTCGATTGTCGAGGGGAGCGTCCCCGAGGAAGCCGCCCCGGACGACGACTAG